In Sparus aurata chromosome 3, fSpaAur1.1, whole genome shotgun sequence, the following are encoded in one genomic region:
- the cndp2 gene encoding cytosolic non-specific dipeptidase: MAHLTSLFKYVDEHQDLYVKRLADWVEVQSVSAWPEKRGEIKKMMEMAAKDIERLGGTVELVDIGKQKLPSGEEIPLPPIILGRLGSDPGKKTVCIYGHLDVQPANIDDGWDTEPFTLVEKDGKLYGRGSTDDKGPVLAWFNCIEAYQKIQQELPINIKFCFEGMEESGSEGLDELVFARKDTFLKDVDYVCISDNYWLGKTKPCITYGLRGICYFFMEVECGCKDLHSGVFGGSVHEAMTDLIALMGSLVDKRGKILVPGMYDDVAPLTDEEKKLYENIEFDLDEYCKDVGVGQLLHDSKEQILMHRWRYPSLSLHGIEGAFAETGAKTVIPRKVIGKFSIRLVPDMDPKVVEKQVLDYLQKKFAELGSPNKLNVSMGHGAKAWVSDFNHPHYMAGRKAMKTVFGVEPDLTREGGSIPVTLTFQEATGRNVMLLPVGSSDDGAHSQNEKINRSNYIQGTKMLGAYFHEVSQLE; the protein is encoded by the exons ATGGCTCATCTCACATCCCTTTTCAAGTATGTGGACGAACACCAGGATCTGTATGTGAAG CGCCTTGCAGACTGGGTGGAGGTCCAGAGTGTGTCTGCCTGGCCAGAGAAGCGTGGCGAGATCAAGAAGATGATGGAGATGGCAGCCAAGGACATTGAGAGGCTGGGGGGAACCGTGGAGTTGGTGGACATCGGCAAACAGAAG CTTCCCTCTGGAGAAGAGATCCCCCTGCCACCTATCATCTTGGGTCGTTTGGGGTCCGACCCTGGCAAGAAGACCGTGTGCATCTACGGCCATCTTGATGTGCAGCCAGCCAACATAGATGACGGCTGGGACACAGAGCCCTTCACTCTGGTGGAGAAAGATG GTAAGCTCTATGGAAGAGGTTCCACTGATGACAAGGGTCCCGTTTTGGCCTGGTTCAACTGCATTGAGGCCTACCAGAAGATCCAGCAG GAGCTTCCCATCAACATCAAATTCTGCTTCGAGGGCATGGAGGAGTCTGGATCGGAGGGCCTGGATGAACTGGTGTTTGCTCGTAAAGACACTTTCTTAAAAGACGTTGACTATGTCTGCATCTCTGACAACTATTGGCTGGGCAAGACCAAACCCTGCATCACCTACGGACTGAGAGGAATCTGCTACTTCTTCATGGAG gtGGAGTGCGGCTGCAAAGACCTGCACTCAGGAGTGTTTGGCGGCTCTGTCCATGAAGCCATGACCGACCTGATTGCACTTATGG GCTCCCTGGTAGACAAAAGAGGGAAGATTTTGGTTCCTGGCATGTACGATGATGTGGCCCCTCTGACAGATGAGGAGAAAAAGCTGTATGAGAATATTGAATTTGACCTGGATGAGTACTGCAAGGACGTTGGAGTTGGACAGCTGCTGCATGACAGCAAG GAACAAATCCTAATGCACCGCTGGAGATacccatctctttctcttcatGGGATTGAGGGAGCTTTTGCAGAAACTGGAGCCAAGACTGTGATCCCCCGCAAGGTCATTGGCAAATTCTCCATCCGCCTCGTCCCTGACATGGACCCCAAAGTTGTGGAGAAGCAG GTTTTGGATTACCTGCAGAAGAAGTTTGCTGAACTGGGAAGCCCTAACAAACTAAATGTGAGCATGGGCCACGGAGCCAAGGCCTGGGTGTCTGACTTCAACCACCCGCACTACATGGCTGGTCGGAAGGCCATGAAGACAG TCTTCGGTGTGGAGCCTGACCTGACTCGCGAGGGTGGAAGCATCCCCGTCACCCTGACCTTCCAGGAGGCCACAGGACGTAACGTCATGCTGCTCCCTGTAGGATCCTCTGATGATGGAGCTCACTCCCAGAATGAGAAGATCaacag GTCCAACTACATTCAGGGGACCAAGATGCTCGGTGCATACTTCCACGAGGTTTCCCAGCTGGAATGA